In a single window of the Agrobacterium vitis genome:
- a CDS encoding glutathione S-transferase family protein yields MITVHYLEHSRAHRILWLLEELGLSYEVKTYKRGADMHAPAALKAVHPLGKSPVIEDNGRIFAESGAIIEYLIDTYGADTNGKTVLRPAPGSVAFLRYRYWLHYAEGSAMPLLVMKLVFTRLSRQMPFLLRGVAKRISDGVCGKMIDPQIGEHLAFWQAELRKDGYFAGPDFTAADIAMSFPVESVLSISGDTGDVSTLRAYLSTIRARPAYQRALQRGGAYMFAKT; encoded by the coding sequence ATGATTACCGTCCATTATCTGGAGCATTCCAGGGCGCACCGCATTCTCTGGCTGCTGGAAGAGCTGGGTTTGTCTTATGAGGTGAAAACCTACAAGCGCGGCGCCGATATGCATGCACCGGCGGCGTTGAAGGCCGTGCATCCGCTGGGAAAATCGCCTGTCATCGAAGACAATGGCCGGATCTTCGCCGAAAGCGGCGCCATTATCGAATATCTGATCGACACCTATGGCGCCGATACCAATGGCAAGACGGTTTTGCGTCCGGCACCGGGCAGCGTCGCTTTCCTGCGTTACCGTTACTGGCTGCATTATGCCGAAGGCTCGGCCATGCCCCTGTTGGTGATGAAACTGGTATTCACAAGGCTGTCCCGGCAAATGCCATTTCTGTTGCGAGGAGTGGCTAAGCGGATTTCCGATGGCGTTTGCGGCAAGATGATCGATCCGCAGATCGGTGAACATCTGGCTTTCTGGCAGGCAGAATTGCGCAAGGATGGCTATTTTGCCGGTCCTGACTTTACCGCTGCGGATATCGCCATGAGCTTCCCGGTGGAATCGGTGCTGTCGATTTCCGGCGATACCGGCGATGTTTCCACACTGCGCGCCTATCTTTCCACAATCCGCGCCAGGCCGGCCTATCAGCGCGCCCTGCAACGTGGCGGAGCTTATATGTTCGCCAAGACCTGA
- the ypfJ gene encoding KPN_02809 family neutral zinc metallopeptidase: MELDGRRQSENLEDVRGASGGGGFGRRGIRLPLGGGGRGLSFSTIIILVLIYFGLRLMGIDMLQLLEEGSGSAPSSQQQQVSDTPEQAEMKVFVSRVLASTEDVWTTAFQERGATYEMPKLRLFSGQYPSACGAASAATGPFYCPGDRRIYLDTAFFTELSKRFQASGDFAQAYVIAHEVGHHVQNLTGILPKFNQMRSSMSAADANRMSVRVELQADCFAGIWGRKADQQGLLSAGDLQEAMNAARQIGDDTIQKRSQGYVVPESFNHGSAAQRMAWFKKGYDQGRMDACDTFSGPI, encoded by the coding sequence ATGGAACTGGATGGGCGTCGTCAGTCCGAAAATCTCGAGGATGTCAGGGGTGCATCAGGCGGCGGTGGCTTCGGTCGGCGCGGCATCCGGCTGCCGCTTGGCGGTGGTGGGCGGGGTTTGAGTTTTTCGACCATCATCATTCTGGTGCTGATCTATTTCGGTCTTCGCCTGATGGGCATCGATATGTTGCAATTGCTTGAGGAGGGCAGTGGGTCCGCGCCGTCTTCGCAGCAGCAGCAGGTCAGCGACACGCCAGAACAGGCAGAAATGAAAGTATTCGTGAGCCGCGTGCTGGCGTCTACCGAGGATGTCTGGACCACAGCATTTCAAGAGCGCGGCGCGACCTATGAAATGCCAAAGCTGCGGCTGTTTTCTGGTCAATATCCCTCTGCCTGTGGCGCAGCCTCTGCGGCGACCGGGCCTTTCTACTGCCCTGGAGATCGCCGTATCTATCTCGATACCGCGTTTTTCACGGAGCTATCCAAGCGGTTCCAGGCCTCCGGCGATTTTGCCCAGGCCTATGTTATTGCCCATGAGGTCGGACATCATGTGCAGAACCTGACCGGCATCCTGCCGAAATTCAACCAGATGCGCAGCTCAATGAGTGCCGCCGACGCCAACCGGATGTCGGTTCGCGTCGAATTGCAGGCCGATTGCTTCGCCGGGATCTGGGGCCGGAAGGCCGATCAGCAGGGATTGCTCTCGGCGGGCGATCTGCAGGAGGCAATGAACGCCGCCCGGCAGATCGGCGACGATACGATTCAAAAGCGGTCCCAGGGCTATGTTGTGCCTGAGAGCTTCAACCACGGCTCCGCCGCACAGCGGATGGCATGGTTCAAGAAAGGCTATGACCAGGGCCGGATGGATGCCTGCGACACCTTTTCCGGCCCGATTTGA
- a CDS encoding aldo/keto reductase, with product MQTVKLGKSGPQTSRLGLGCMGMSGMYGPSDRTESLATLHAAIDAGVTLIDTGDFYGMGHNEMLIGEGLKGGLRDKVQISVKFGAQRDPAGGWIGYDARPSAVKTALAYTLQRLGTDHIDIYRPSRLDPNVPIEETIGAIAEMVQAGYVSHIGLSEVGADTIRRAASVHPIVDLQIEYSLISRGIEDSILPTCRELGIGITAYGVLSRGLISGNWTAPTAPTDFRAHSPRFQGENADHNLALVEALTQVATSKGMTTAQAAIAWVLAKGDDIVPLIGARRRDRLSESLGALNLTLSQEDIAALETAVPKGSAAGSRYAEAQMAHLDSEK from the coding sequence ATGCAAACGGTAAAACTTGGAAAATCCGGCCCTCAGACCTCGCGCCTTGGATTGGGATGCATGGGCATGTCGGGCATGTATGGGCCTTCCGACCGCACGGAAAGCCTCGCCACCCTGCACGCCGCCATCGATGCCGGGGTAACGCTGATCGATACCGGCGACTTCTACGGCATGGGCCATAATGAAATGCTTATTGGAGAAGGGTTGAAGGGCGGCCTGCGCGACAAAGTGCAGATCAGCGTCAAATTTGGCGCTCAGCGCGACCCTGCAGGCGGCTGGATCGGGTACGATGCACGTCCATCGGCCGTAAAGACGGCGCTGGCTTACACATTGCAACGGTTGGGCACCGACCATATCGACATTTACCGCCCGTCCCGGCTCGATCCCAATGTGCCGATTGAAGAAACCATCGGTGCCATCGCAGAGATGGTCCAGGCCGGGTATGTCAGCCATATCGGCCTGTCGGAAGTCGGCGCAGATACGATCCGGCGGGCGGCAAGCGTCCATCCGATCGTTGACCTGCAAATCGAATATTCGCTGATCTCGCGTGGCATCGAGGACAGTATCCTGCCAACCTGCCGGGAACTTGGCATCGGCATTACCGCCTATGGCGTTCTGTCGCGCGGGCTGATCAGCGGCAACTGGACCGCACCGACAGCGCCAACCGATTTCCGCGCCCATTCGCCACGCTTCCAGGGCGAGAATGCCGACCACAATCTGGCCCTCGTCGAAGCCCTGACACAGGTCGCGACCTCAAAAGGCATGACCACAGCGCAAGCCGCCATTGCCTGGGTGCTGGCCAAGGGCGACGACATCGTGCCGCTGATTGGTGCCCGCCGCCGCGACAGGCTTTCTGAATCTCTCGGCGCACTCAACCTCACCCTTTCACAGGAGGATATCGCCGCCCTTGAAACAGCAGTCCCCAAGGGCAGCGCCGCCGGTTCCCGCTATGCAGAGGCGCAAATGGCGCATCTGGACAGCGAGAAGTAA